From Alphaproteobacteria bacterium:
ACGGATGCGACCATCCCTTTCTGTTTTGTGACGTTTTAAAAGGTCTGTTCGAAGTTGCGGAGATAAAATTTTATTCATAGAGCTATACTTGACATAGTTTATGAGAGAATGCACGGAAAATCATGTAAGAGGGGTATATATGCCCAAAGTTTATTGCCAAATGGTTTAAAATTGTGCCTGTATGAGGGCTATAGGAGCAATAATCTACAACGTATACTCTTTGAAAATAGGTTTTTCAAGGTTCAAACCCTTCATCCAGCGTGGTCTCAAGCGCAGATATTTGACGAAACGACTAAGCTTGTTTCTCCTGTGACTAATAAAGATGGCTCAAAAAATATTCCACCCCACTCAACGGGTTCTGCAATTGATATTTATCTCATTGATGAAAATGGTCAACCGGTTAATATGGGAATCCAAGTGAAAGATTGGATGGAGGATAAAGATGGTTCTCTTTCCCAGGCAATATCAGAGAGCATTTCTGGTGAGGCACAACAGAACAGAGATATTATGAGTAAGGCCTTATTAGCCGTAGGTTTTGTAAATTACCCCACAGAATATTGGCATTGGTCTTATGGGGATCGGTACTGGGCTCATCAAAGCGCTCAGCCCTCTGCACTTTATGGGGGTGTGGAATGACGAGTTGTCAAATTCAGAAAGGAGGGGTTAGATTTTTTTATTAATATCGTTTAATCCAGCTTAATCCCAAGCCAGATGTTCGGTCACCGCCTACATCAACCTCCACATTTAAATTCTCGGCAACGGAAGCCTCTAGGGTTGCTTTGCTGGTGCCACCGGCGCTTACACCTTGGTCGATGGAAACTCTCACCTTGCCAAATTCCTTACCAACACGGAGCGATTGCCTGCTATCTGTGCTACTGGAATCGGGTGTATCGTTATTTGATTTTAGTTCCAACGTATCAATGCCAAACGTGGATCGGATTTTGTCTGTGATGCTGACTCCCTTTTTTCCTTGCAGGGCTGATGCGACAGATGCAAGTTGTAAGCTTTGTCCGGCTGAGATTTTTTCAAGACTATTTCCAAACAAAAGGAGCGCCAAAATTTGTTCTTCGGGTAAGGCCGGATAAGACAAAAACGTAAATTGTGGATCGGATGCCCATTTCTCTATGTGAAGCATAACCTTTGTATCGCCTGCGTCTCTGGTGGCGACTATGTCTAAAAGTGGGTCATTTTTCTTCGTTTGATTAAAAGTAATGACACCCTTTTCAATCTTCATTGCTTTGCCGAACAAATCGAGCTTTCCTTGTTGAATTGTCAGGGACCCAGAGATTTGCGCAGTGTTCACACCGCCTCCAATCGTCATCCGCCCTTGCCAGGTACTGTCCAGCCCAAATCCTTTGATTGTAAAATGATCCGGTATTGTTATTATCAGATCGAGAGGGATGATTGGCGCTAGTTCCTCTTCTTTGGTCGCATGATGTTTCTTGGCCCCGGATGCCGCTTGGTCCACAATATGGATTGTTGGGATTTCTTGTCCCGTTACTTCTTCCAAGAAAAATTTAGCCGGATCAAGGATCAAATTTCCCGTGATCTTTGTATTTCTTCCTTCGCCTTGTAGGGCAAGGGACCCACTGGCGCGACCCACAAACGAATCGCTTTGGGCAATTTTAAAGTCTGTTAGCGTAAGGCGCGTATCCACAGTTGGATTCGTCATGGTCTTGAAATCGATGTGACCATCGCCGGTTAGCTGCCCACCGGGCCCCTTTTCACTGGTGATGCTGCCATCATGTGCGGTCAGATAATCAATTATGATTTGGGTTCCATCCGCATGAGCCTTTAGATCAATATCCCGAACAACCGTACCGAATGTTGCGTTTTCGTAAAGCCCAGATTTCAGGTGAATATCACCCTTTAATTGTGGCTGACCTGCATTGCCAGAAGCGGCCATATTGATGATTGCGGTGCCGTTGATCCGGTCCCCACCGGGTAAAATGGATGCGAAAACCCCCAAATGGACGGCCCCTTTTACCTGGGCGTTGATATTGCTTTGTGCGTAAAGGCGACCGTTTTCAAGCGACGTGCTGCCGGAAATATCCAATTCGAACGCACCCTTTCCCATGAGCTTAGATTGCCATTTTACGCTATCCTGTGCCCACGAAAATTTGGTGGTGCTATTGATTTTTTGACCAAGAAAGGCGGTCATTCTATCTTTTGTTGGGGGGGTGTATGACAGGGATTTGATGGAGAACTCCCCCGTGATTGAGGGGATCGAATCTTTACCTGCCAGCGTTGCGTCGCCAGATAGTTCGCCATCAACTGTTAGCTGGGGATTGAAGGATTGAAGGCAACCAAGGGGGATTCGTTTCAGGGAAATTCGACCCCGCCAGGCGGCTGGATTGTGCCCAAGATTGAAATGGGTGTCGGTCCACTGAATTTCGCCGCCATCAACCCCAAGGCAACCTTGGGCCAGGGTAAAACGGCCATCGTTTTGATCCAAAATACCACAAGACACTTCTTTCTTTAGGGAAATTTTATGCTTATCTAGTGACGCCTGAAGGGTTTTTAGGATCACCGTTTTGCCAGAGATGTCGATAATCCCCTTGGAGGAAATACCTATTGATTGGGGGCTGTTGTTGGGATTTCTGTTGATTTCATAATTCCCACGACCGTTCGCCAAATTGATCGAAAGCTGGGTTTTTGCAAGGGATCCTTTGATGTGACCAGAAAGGTCCTGGTCCAGAGTCATATTTAATGTGACATCAGATTTTTGTCTGAAAGCCCCCTCCCCAATGGTTGCCGCAAGGTTTGCATTCACACCTCCGCGATTGGTTGCAAAATCAAAAACCCCGGTGGATTGGAATGCAGCCGGTTTATCCAGTAATGGTGATATCACGGACAGGTCTGCGGTCAGCGTGGCTTTTTGGTTCGTAATCGTAAGCGCCAGCATCCCTGCCCCATCATAACCCTGGCCAAAAATATCGGGGCCAATTTTGATATGGGTCAACTGGATATTCCGTACAAAAAGCAGCGCTGGCGCAGAAAGTTCTTTTAACGATATGGGTTTTGATGTCATTGGCAGATGGTCGATTTCAAGCGCCCCAATTTTAGCCCAAAGTTTAATTGGGCCGATTCGAAAGGGAAAAAACTGCAGCCTAAGGGTGATATCCTTCACCGTCAACCACGCCCCTTTGGGGTCGGACAGCGTTACCTTTGATGCTTTTATGGAAAATGGAAAAAAGCCATCAACTGTTTCGACATGGGCCTTTTGATCGGGGTCAGACAGCGCATGCGTGATTAACCCCTCTAGGATGCGGATTTTAACCGCCGGAATTTGCACAAGGACCAAAACGATCCCCGTGGCATAAAGTGTGCTTAGGAAAATTCTAAATAATAATTTGAAAAATGATAAAAAGAACATCCGCCTAAACTGGGTATCTGTTTACTTTTTCCGAAACGTATCCAATGTCACGATGTTGGATCCATCCATAACGGGGGCGGGTTTTTCGTCCTCCTCCATCTGCAAAGCCTGGCGTCCTGTGGTATTTTCCCCTGACAGTGACACGGCGTCCTCCTCGGTTGAAAAATCAGGTGTAAACTGCAATCCAAACTTGGCCGATGGATCAACGAAACTGGTGATCGCCTCGAACGGGATGGTTAATCGTTCGTTGATATCGTTGAAACACAGGGTGATGGAAAAACGCTTATCCTCGACCACCAGGTCCCAAAATTCATGCTGCAGGACAATGGTGATTTCATCGGGGTATTCGTCTTTTAGGTAATCGGGCAAATCCACGCCGGGGTGATCTGTCGCCAACGCGATATAGAAATGCTGCTTTCCCGTCAGGCCGTGTTTTGCAACGATTGACAGCGCATCCCTGACGACAACGCGCAAGGCCGACTGAACAAGCTTTTCATAATCAATGGAGTCTTTTTTAGTCACAAGCCGCACCCTCAACACAAAAACCTGACCGTTATTAGTGGGGGCATTCTGTTGCCCGGCTGCCCCCCCGACCGCGATAGTCACGTTGCTTTAACGCCAGTAAAAAACTGGAATTTAAGCAGCGAGAGAAACTGCAACCCGACGACGGTTGGAGTTGGCAGAAGCCAATTTCCGACTGTTGCGATTTGCAGCTGTTGCTACCATAGTGCTTGTAAATGTTGCACTTATAAATTTAGTCCGATAACGGCGGTACCATGCCGGGCAAAGAACACACCTTTATTACGCACGTCGATCCTATTTCGCCCCCATAAAATCATATCGATTCTTTTTGGTGAAGGCGCCGGGTACCGCCCCCGGGTCCGCAACGCTTATTTCGCATATTGTTTATCGCCATAGTCGACGAAATGATTAAAGATCGATCGACAGTCCTAGGATAATCTTTTTTGGCGTAAAATCAAGAAAATTAATAGGGCTCAGTTAATGTGAAATTCTAACTGTTTCCCCGTTGCCTGGGCATATTTATACAAAGTTTTTACACTGGGTAGTGCAGACCCCGATTCAAGGCGAGCAATAACAGACTGAGTCGTGCCCATTCTTTTGGCGACTTCTTCTTGTGTCAATTCTGCTTTTGAGCGTGCCTGAATCAATTCAAATGCAATTTTATACTCTAATTCCAGGGCATCATATTCCGCCACGAATAAGGGATCGTTCATCCATTGATCCTTGACCGTTTCGAAATGAATCCAGTTTTTCATCTAAATCTCCTTGACCCGAGGATGACAAAAGGTGGGGTGTGGAGTAAGGGTGGCCATCGTGTGGGGCATCAAATGGGAGCAAGGTGAAAAACCCCAGCGGCCCATCGCTAAAACTTTTGTCTATCGTTGATTCTAGCGTTTGCCTCTGTTCGATTTCCCGCCGCGATTTCCCACTTTCAAAGATTGATCTTGAGGTTTTGGCATAGGGGGCATCACGATTTTGCTTTTGCCTATGCCCAGGCATAAGGCACATTCATATGTATCGTCCCCGTCCATAATATTATATGTGTATCCAATGTATTCATAGGAAACGTTTCCATCTGTAAGTTCGAATATGGTGTGCTGTATAATATTGAACACTTCTGGGGAAAATAATATCGTTCCCAATACACGACTTTCAAACCTTCTTGCTCCAAATTCTTCCTTTTCTGAATCTGTCACGGTGCTTTCGTATGCAGTTTGCACTGAATCCAGGTCATTAAGAACGCTCCTCCAGTTGTCAAACATGGCGGTTAGTAATTGAATTTTATCCCCTCTCTCTTCCGCGCTGTTGTTGATGCATGTGCGGTTGATGTATGCTCTTATAAGGGTGCGTGAAATTTTTCTTGATTTAATGCTCTCTTTTGCGATAGCGGGATGCTGACTAAGGGATTCCAAAAACTCGTCATCCACAATACCCTTGATAAGGCCTGACCCGCTTACGGGCATTTTAATTCCTGAGCGCAAAAGTGCATCAAAATGTGTTTCTACTTTGTCCATTTCTATGCTTCCGAACAAACACATGGGTCCGCCAATCTGCTCTGCTAAATTTGGGTCGAGATCGGTGTTTGCTTTCTGTTGGTCTGCGCGCAAACTTTCCAGCTCAAATTTATCTTCTTCTGATATTCGCATGGATTCAAAGCATGCGCCTGCTATCTTAATCCTATTATTATCAGATGAGCTTGAATATGCTGCGTCGGATTGAGTGCTGTAAGCAGGTTTTGATGCCGCATATGATGAAGATGTGAATCCACAACAAAAAGCAAACAACAGTATGGTCGGCAAATAATTATATGGTGACATGGTGTATACCTCTTTTGAATTACTTTTAATAAACTTATATCTATAATCAGCAAGACTCATTCGTATTCATTCTTGAATCCATTGCAACTAATCACTTGCTACTGCGGCCGATGATTTGTTTGGTTTGGCGGGAGAAGGACTTAACTCCGTTACAGTCGCTACTGAAGCAGATGGACGACGTAGCGGTGTCATGGGGATAACTCTGCTTTGCTGCGAGGCCATATTGGCTTTATTGTTCGCCTCTATCCTGGACAATCTTTCCCTCACAGACAGCGCGGGCACATCATCTTTCTGAATTGGGGAAGTGGAGTGTGGTTGCGTACTCACGGAAGACGCACTTATCCGGGTTGATGGAGTCTGCACCAAGCTCACGGAAGAAGTGGCGGCACTTAGAGATTTAATCTCTTTAGATTTTTGTTGCTGTGATGCTTTCAATGCCCGCATTTTATCAGCTCTTGATTGCACAGCGCTTGTATTGTCTTTTGTGGCTATAACCTCCTCCTTTAGCAACCTATCCACCTTTTCCTCTGCGACATTGTCGGGGATGACGGCTGCTATTGGCTTCGTGCTCGCGGATGAAACACTGGCTTTCTGTGTTACGGTATTCCTTGTTTGAGGAGCCGGGCTATCTTCATCAAAAGCGCTAGGCTCGTTATCGGAATCGTTTCCTCCGCGTGACTTCTTGAACCTGTCAAGTAGGTTTGATGCCAAGAGGTCTGCCATGCTTCCGCCTCCCTTAGCTACGGTAGCTTTCGTTTCTTTCTCTCGCTCTGCGGCTGTAGGTATCTTTTTCAGTGTGACGCCCTTTGCGATTGAATCAAGAAATGACGGTTGCGCATTGCTTCCCAATGAACTACTGGAGGCAGCTATGCTTGCCTTAGTATCGTTTTCTGGGTTAGAGCTTAGGGGTTTGGACGCTACCGCAATTTTGGAAGAAGACGTATTGGGTATTACTGTTCCCGTTGGAGGTCCGCTCATCACTCCCATTGGAGGTCCGCTCATTACTGCAATCGGAGGTCCGCTCATCACTGGTATGGTAGGTATATCAGTTGGAACTAGCGGGGGAGAGGATGGTCTCAAAGCAGCGCTCGCTGTTGTTGAAGTAGGTTCCACAGGGGGGGACATGTTCAACATTCCCACAGAAGGTAGACCTGGTCTGTTTTTGTGCTCTATCACACGTAATCTGCTTGCTAAATCACCGGAATCAACAACTACTGCGACAGGCACGTCAACAGGAATATTGACATCTGGTGCGTCGGCTTGTCTGCTAGCATGAATTCCTGCCATTAGGCCGACAGGCATCTGTGGTCGTTGTTGTGCGACTGCATCAACAGGTGGAAGCTGCAGTCCATTATCAGCTGCGACAGGGTTAGCATCTGCTTCTTCTTGCTGACGCTTCGCATCTGCTTCTTCTTGCTGACGCTTCGCATTTGCTTCATCTTGCTGACGCTTCGCATTTGCTTCATCTTGCTGACGCTTCGCATTTGCTTCATCTTGCTGACGCTTCGCATTTGCTTCATCTTGCTGACGCTTCGCATTTGCTTCAAGTCTCACGCGCTCAGCTTCTAATCCTGCAAGTCTCTCGTTCTCAAGTCTCACGCGCTCAGCATCTGCGGCTTGTTGGGCGGCGGCATTATGATGCGCTGCTTGATGATGGGTCCGCAAGACCTCCTCCAGAAGCTCTCTTATCAGTCCGCCCTCTGCGCGGTGTTCACGAAGATCCAGCGGCTCGCCCTTTATTTGCAGATCGCGTCCGATAGAAACGACTTTGTTGGCTTCTGCGCCCTCAAGACGAGTTGCAATTAGGTCTCTGCGGCTGGGGTAAGCTCTGAAGGGGTCCTCGGCCGTGCCGTCTCCACGTAATCCATCATTAACACCTAAATCCTCTTTGCCTGGGTTTGGATCTTTTATATGCCAGACATTTCCTGTCTCAATCTTCTCAATCAACGGTTCTCTTTTCGACTGACCCTCAACTGAATTGACGACGATGTCGATGTCTCGCATGGGCAGTTCGGTCATGCGCTTGTCAAGAACGTTGAGCACGGGTGCATTCTTTTTATCGCTTCCGCCAAAGGGGATGCGAACGGATGCACCAACGAAGCCGACGGCTTTGCGGACTGTGTCGCGGCTCCCTTCGACTTGGAACGATACATATTCGTTGATATCCAGATTGGCCCTTAGGCGCAGACCACGGATTGATTTGGCACCGGCGCGCCCTTCGAAATCATAGACGGCACCATAAACGCGTAAAGGGGGGCATCCGGGCATGGATCGACCAACTTCTAAATCAAAACCTTTTAAGGGGATTTCTTTGACGAGTTTGGAATTAACGGTGCTAACAGTTTTGGTTTCGGTATGGCCGCGATATTTTGTTTCTCGTGTGGAAATGGGGGCTATGTTTTTTTCGGCTTCTTTGGTGGTATCCTCTGGCAGGTACACGTTGGCCCGGTAATCCCAGGTTTCGCTCATCGCCTCTGCCCCCAAGGTCAGCTGATTTACCGTGTTAGACAATTCTGTTTTGCGACGGTCATAAAATCCATAAACGCCCAGGATGAATTGGTTACTGTCGGTGATCCATCGTTTACCGATACCAAAGTTCCCTTCCTTTGCTGAATGGGAATCGGCTGTGAACCGGAAATCAAGGTAAATCAGATCATTCAATCCTTGGGATAGCGGCGCAAAAAGCGCCATCTGGCCAATGCGACGTTCGTTGCCGGCTTTGGCACCGAAATGAACGGCTGGGTTCCATTTTTTAGACAAGACAGCGGCTGCAGGTTTTTGATCTTTGGAGGAGGGCCCACCCTGACTTTCCACTGCCCCGATCGACAATGACGCTGCCGTCAGAAAAAGAATCTTTCTAAATTGATTAATAACCATTCGTTGATTAAATATCATTTTCAAGATGTGAACACTCCAAAGTTATTTCATAAAATTTTAGATAAAAGCTCGCCGGAATACAGATGCTTTAGTTAACCCGATTCCACCTACGTTAAGTAAACAATAAACATAAAAAAATCAAGTACTTTTTTTATAGAAATGCAAAAAAAATGAAAGGGGCGGGGTTATGCTGAATTTGTTTTCATTAGGGGGGGATTCTCGGCTATAACCATAGGAAACATAAGGAGCCTATATAAAGTGTCAGACAAATTAAGTGATTTCGTACCCTCTGCCGTTGTTGAAATTTATACAGATGGGGCCTGTAGTGGGAACCCGGGACCCGGGGGATGGGGGGCGCTTTTGCGTCAGAATACTGTGGAGGTAGAGTTATCCGGTGGGGATCAACAGACAACCAACAATAGAATGGAAATGATGGCGGCGATTGGGGGGATATCGGCGTTGCCACCAAAATTCACGATCCAGCTGTTCACCGATAGCCAATATTTAAAAGACGGCATTACATCATGGATCAAAAACTGGAAAAAGAACGGCTGGAAAACGGCGGCGAAAAATCCCGTCAAAAACCAGGATCTGTGGCAACGGTTGGACGATCTGATGCAAACGCATACGATCGAATGGAACTGGGTGCGCGGGCATAATGGGCATCCGGAAAATGAACGGGCGGATATGCTGGCGCGAAAAGCCATCATTGCCCAACGGATGGCAGATTAAGGGGGCGGGTCGCATGCGCGGGATTTTCATTACAGTCGAGGGTGGCGAAGGGGCCGGGAAAAGCACGCAAAGCAAGCTGTTGGCCAACCATTTGGAACAATCGGGCAGGGTCGTCACACTAACGCGCGAGCCGGGCGGAACACATGGGGCGGAACAATTGCGCGCGCTTTTGGTTACCGGAAATGCCAATCGCTGGTCACCCATTTCAGAGGCGTTATTGATGTATGCAGCGCGGGCCGATCATTGGCAAAAGCTGATTGAGCCGGCATTGGCCAATGGCCATGTGGTGATCTGTGATCGGTTCGCCGATTCTAGTGTCGCGTA
This genomic window contains:
- a CDS encoding M15 family metallopeptidase; the protein is MHGKSCKRGIYAQSLLPNGLKLCLYEGYRSNNLQRILFENRFFKVQTLHPAWSQAQIFDETTKLVSPVTNKDGSKNIPPHSTGSAIDIYLIDENGQPVNMGIQVKDWMEDKDGSLSQAISESISGEAQQNRDIMSKALLAVGFVNYPTEYWHWSYGDRYWAHQSAQPSALYGGVE
- a CDS encoding translocation/assembly module TamB domain-containing protein, whose translation is MFFLSFFKLLFRIFLSTLYATGIVLVLVQIPAVKIRILEGLITHALSDPDQKAHVETVDGFFPFSIKASKVTLSDPKGAWLTVKDITLRLQFFPFRIGPIKLWAKIGALEIDHLPMTSKPISLKELSAPALLFVRNIQLTHIKIGPDIFGQGYDGAGMLALTITNQKATLTADLSVISPLLDKPAAFQSTGVFDFATNRGGVNANLAATIGEGAFRQKSDVTLNMTLDQDLSGHIKGSLAKTQLSINLANGRGNYEINRNPNNSPQSIGISSKGIIDISGKTVILKTLQASLDKHKISLKKEVSCGILDQNDGRFTLAQGCLGVDGGEIQWTDTHFNLGHNPAAWRGRISLKRIPLGCLQSFNPQLTVDGELSGDATLAGKDSIPSITGEFSIKSLSYTPPTKDRMTAFLGQKINSTTKFSWAQDSVKWQSKLMGKGAFELDISGSTSLENGRLYAQSNINAQVKGAVHLGVFASILPGGDRINGTAIINMAASGNAGQPQLKGDIHLKSGLYENATFGTVVRDIDLKAHADGTQIIIDYLTAHDGSITSEKGPGGQLTGDGHIDFKTMTNPTVDTRLTLTDFKIAQSDSFVGRASGSLALQGEGRNTKITGNLILDPAKFFLEEVTGQEIPTIHIVDQAASGAKKHHATKEEELAPIIPLDLIITIPDHFTIKGFGLDSTWQGRMTIGGGVNTAQISGSLTIQQGKLDLFGKAMKIEKGVITFNQTKKNDPLLDIVATRDAGDTKVMLHIEKWASDPQFTFLSYPALPEEQILALLLFGNSLEKISAGQSLQLASVASALQGKKGVSITDKIRSTFGIDTLELKSNNDTPDSSSTDSRQSLRVGKEFGKVRVSIDQGVSAGGTSKATLEASVAENLNVEVDVGGDRTSGLGLSWIKRY
- a CDS encoding ClpXP protease specificity-enhancing factor SspB; protein product: MTIAVGGAAGQQNAPTNNGQVFVLRVRLVTKKDSIDYEKLVQSALRVVVRDALSIVAKHGLTGKQHFYIALATDHPGVDLPDYLKDEYPDEITIVLQHEFWDLVVEDKRFSITLCFNDINERLTIPFEAITSFVDPSAKFGLQFTPDFSTEEDAVSLSGENTTGRQALQMEEDEKPAPVMDGSNIVTLDTFRKK
- a CDS encoding helix-turn-helix transcriptional regulator; this translates as MKNWIHFETVKDQWMNDPLFVAEYDALELEYKIAFELIQARSKAELTQEEVAKRMGTTQSVIARLESGSALPSVKTLYKYAQATGKQLEFHIN
- a CDS encoding inverse autotransporter beta domain-containing protein; this encodes MIFNQRMVINQFRKILFLTAASLSIGAVESQGGPSSKDQKPAAAVLSKKWNPAVHFGAKAGNERRIGQMALFAPLSQGLNDLIYLDFRFTADSHSAKEGNFGIGKRWITDSNQFILGVYGFYDRRKTELSNTVNQLTLGAEAMSETWDYRANVYLPEDTTKEAEKNIAPISTRETKYRGHTETKTVSTVNSKLVKEIPLKGFDLEVGRSMPGCPPLRVYGAVYDFEGRAGAKSIRGLRLRANLDINEYVSFQVEGSRDTVRKAVGFVGASVRIPFGGSDKKNAPVLNVLDKRMTELPMRDIDIVVNSVEGQSKREPLIEKIETGNVWHIKDPNPGKEDLGVNDGLRGDGTAEDPFRAYPSRRDLIATRLEGAEANKVVSIGRDLQIKGEPLDLREHRAEGGLIRELLEEVLRTHHQAAHHNAAAQQAADAERVRLENERLAGLEAERVRLEANAKRQQDEANAKRQQDEANAKRQQDEANAKRQQDEANAKRQQEEADAKRQQEEADANPVAADNGLQLPPVDAVAQQRPQMPVGLMAGIHASRQADAPDVNIPVDVPVAVVVDSGDLASRLRVIEHKNRPGLPSVGMLNMSPPVEPTSTTASAALRPSSPPLVPTDIPTIPVMSGPPIAVMSGPPMGVMSGPPTGTVIPNTSSSKIAVASKPLSSNPENDTKASIAASSSSLGSNAQPSFLDSIAKGVTLKKIPTAAEREKETKATVAKGGGSMADLLASNLLDRFKKSRGGNDSDNEPSAFDEDSPAPQTRNTVTQKASVSSASTKPIAAVIPDNVAEEKVDRLLKEEVIATKDNTSAVQSRADKMRALKASQQQKSKEIKSLSAATSSVSLVQTPSTRISASSVSTQPHSTSPIQKDDVPALSVRERLSRIEANNKANMASQQSRVIPMTPLRRPSASVATVTELSPSPAKPNKSSAAVASD
- the rnhA gene encoding ribonuclease HI is translated as MSDKLSDFVPSAVVEIYTDGACSGNPGPGGWGALLRQNTVEVELSGGDQQTTNNRMEMMAAIGGISALPPKFTIQLFTDSQYLKDGITSWIKNWKKNGWKTAAKNPVKNQDLWQRLDDLMQTHTIEWNWVRGHNGHPENERADMLARKAIIAQRMAD